Proteins encoded within one genomic window of Synergistaceae bacterium:
- a CDS encoding formate--tetrahydrofolate ligase, with the protein MHVPSDIEIAQGAELRPVTEIAKKLGIGEDELELYGRYKAKVGPSAWERVKDGPDGKLILVTAITPTPAGEGKTTTTVGLAEALTRRGKRAAMAVREPSLGPSFGIKGGAAGGGYSQVLPMEDINLHFTGDLHAITTAHNLISAMVDNHMQQGNELNLDPRRIVWRRVMDLNERALRNVIVGLGGRTNGVPRESGFDITVASEVMAILCLSTDLMDLKARISRAVVGYTYDGKAVTVGDIGAAGAATVVLKDAIKPNLVQTLEGTPAFIHGGPFANIAHGCNSIQATRLGLKLSDYFITEAGFGADLGAEKFLDIKCRMAGLKPSAVVIVATVRALKMHGGRKKNELGHEDLLALEKGMTNLEKHIENVAVFGLPAVVAINRFPGDTEAELALVEKKCNSLGASVALSEVWAKGGEGGLDLADRVIEACEKPSNFAYLYDESLSPKEKMDVIARKVYGADGVVFTDQAEKDLALVHELGKDDLLVCMAKTQYSLSDDPALLGRPSGFKITVREVRLSAGAGFLVAVTGAIMTMPGLPKKPAALSIDIDADGRISGLF; encoded by the coding sequence ATGCACGTGCCGAGCGATATCGAGATTGCACAGGGGGCGGAACTCCGTCCCGTAACGGAGATAGCGAAGAAGCTGGGGATAGGGGAGGACGAGCTGGAGCTCTACGGCCGCTACAAGGCCAAGGTCGGGCCGTCTGCCTGGGAGAGGGTCAAGGACGGGCCGGACGGCAAGCTGATCCTCGTCACGGCGATAACCCCGACTCCCGCCGGGGAGGGCAAGACCACCACGACGGTCGGTCTCGCGGAGGCCCTGACCAGGAGGGGCAAGAGGGCAGCTATGGCCGTCCGCGAGCCGTCGCTGGGCCCCAGCTTCGGGATCAAAGGCGGCGCGGCGGGCGGCGGCTACAGCCAGGTGCTCCCGATGGAGGACATCAACCTGCACTTCACCGGGGACCTGCACGCGATAACGACGGCCCATAACCTGATCTCCGCGATGGTGGACAATCACATGCAGCAGGGCAACGAGCTGAACCTGGACCCGAGGAGGATAGTCTGGCGGCGCGTGATGGACCTGAACGAGAGGGCCCTCCGGAACGTCATAGTCGGCCTCGGCGGCAGGACGAACGGAGTGCCTCGCGAGAGCGGCTTCGACATCACGGTGGCGTCCGAGGTGATGGCGATCCTCTGCCTGTCGACCGACCTGATGGACCTGAAGGCCCGTATCTCCAGGGCGGTGGTGGGCTACACCTACGACGGCAAGGCGGTGACGGTCGGTGACATAGGAGCTGCCGGAGCGGCGACGGTCGTGCTGAAGGATGCGATCAAGCCGAACCTGGTTCAGACCCTCGAGGGGACTCCCGCCTTCATACACGGCGGCCCGTTCGCGAACATCGCCCACGGCTGCAACTCCATCCAGGCTACCCGCCTGGGGCTGAAGCTGTCCGACTACTTCATCACGGAGGCGGGCTTCGGCGCGGACCTGGGAGCGGAGAAATTCCTCGATATCAAGTGCCGCATGGCGGGGCTGAAGCCATCCGCGGTGGTCATAGTCGCGACCGTGCGCGCTCTCAAGATGCACGGCGGCAGGAAGAAGAACGAGCTCGGCCACGAGGACCTCCTCGCGCTCGAGAAGGGCATGACGAACCTCGAGAAGCACATAGAGAACGTCGCCGTGTTCGGCCTGCCGGCGGTGGTCGCGATCAACCGCTTTCCGGGGGACACCGAGGCGGAGCTGGCCCTGGTGGAGAAAAAGTGCAACTCGCTCGGCGCCTCCGTCGCCCTTTCCGAGGTCTGGGCGAAGGGCGGAGAGGGCGGCCTCGACTTGGCCGACAGGGTGATAGAGGCGTGCGAGAAGCCGTCGAACTTCGCCTACCTATACGACGAAAGCCTCTCTCCCAAGGAGAAGATGGACGTAATAGCCAGGAAGGTCTACGGTGCCGACGGCGTCGTCTTCACCGACCAGGCGGAGAAGGACCTCGCCCTGGTGCACGAGCTCGGCAAGGACGACCTACTGGTCTGCATGGCCAAGACCCAGTACTCCCTCTCCGACGACCCGGCGCTGCTTGGACGCCCCTCCGGCTTCAAGATAACCGTGCGCGAGGTCAGGCTGTCGGCGGGGGCGGGCTTCCTGGTGGCTGTGACTGGCGCGATAATGACGATGCCCGGACTGCCGAAGAAACCGGCCGCCCTGTCAATAGACATAGACGCCGACGGGCGGATCTCCGGGCTGTTCTAG
- the folD gene encoding bifunctional methylenetetrahydrofolate dehydrogenase/methenyltetrahydrofolate cyclohydrolase FolD: MTAKILDGRKLASEIRSEIKDRTILLKQRGVTPGLAVILVGEDPASKVYVGQKEKGCLEAGFASFLHRLPESTSQEELLALIERLNNDSNVHGILVQLPLPKQIDPDTVLAAILPEKDVDGFHPVNVGRLVTGLPACEPCTPKGIMRLLKSTGIPIAGKEAVIIGRSNIVGKPVALMLLAESATVTICHSRTEDLAGHARRADILVAAVGRPRFVTGDMVKEGAVVIDVGINRLEEGLVGDVDYEPAAERASWITPVPGGVGPMTIAMLLENTLEQAEKTASAAR, from the coding sequence ATGACGGCAAAGATACTCGATGGCAGGAAACTGGCCTCGGAGATAAGGTCGGAGATAAAGGACAGGACCATTCTGCTCAAGCAGAGGGGCGTCACCCCCGGCCTGGCGGTGATCCTCGTCGGCGAGGACCCGGCATCCAAGGTCTACGTTGGACAGAAGGAGAAGGGCTGCCTTGAGGCGGGCTTCGCGTCGTTCCTGCACAGATTGCCCGAGTCGACGAGCCAGGAGGAGCTCCTGGCCCTTATAGAGAGGCTGAACAACGACAGCAACGTGCACGGGATCCTGGTGCAGCTTCCTCTGCCGAAGCAGATAGACCCGGACACGGTGCTCGCCGCCATCCTTCCCGAGAAGGACGTGGACGGCTTCCACCCGGTGAACGTAGGCCGCCTGGTGACGGGGCTTCCGGCCTGCGAGCCTTGCACGCCGAAGGGCATAATGCGTCTGCTCAAGAGCACGGGCATCCCCATCGCGGGCAAGGAGGCAGTGATAATCGGACGCAGCAACATAGTCGGCAAGCCGGTCGCGCTTATGCTGCTGGCGGAGAGCGCGACGGTCACCATCTGTCACAGCCGGACGGAGGACCTCGCCGGCCACGCAAGGCGCGCGGATATACTGGTGGCGGCGGTGGGGAGGCCCCGCTTCGTCACCGGCGACATGGTCAAGGAGGGCGCGGTGGTGATCGACGTGGGGATTAACAGGCTGGAGGAGGGGCTTGTCGGTGACGTGGACTACGAGCCGGCTGCCGAGAGGGCGTCCTGGATAACGCCAGTCCCCGGAGGAGTCGGCCCAATGACGATAGCCATGCTGCTCGAGAACACGCTGGAGCAGGCGGAGAAGACGGCCTCGGCCGCTCGATGA